TGCTTGCCAATCTAAAGAGACCAAGGTGAAGGAAATACCAGAAGCTATTTGGGATGCCACAGAAGAATGGGTGATAGATGATGAGGAATTTGAGATCGTAGAGGAAATCAGTGAACTGGAGCAAAGCCTTATTGATGCAGGTCTGGTCGATATTGAAGACCTGATCCCGGGGATTTTTGTGGATCTGAAATATTCAACTACTGATAATTTTTTTGGAAAAGATGTTTACGGAGACCTAACAAGGTGTTACCTACAGCCCGAAGTGGTGCAGATGCTCAAAAAGGCCCATGAAAAACTTCGACAGGAACACCCAGAACTCACCTTTCTGGTCTTTGATGGGGTACGGCCCCTGAGCGTCCAACAGATCCTTTGGGATAACCTGGACAAACCTGACAGCATCAAACCCCTATATGTAGCAGATCCCAAGATTGGGGGGCTCCATAATTATGGTGTAGCGGTTGACCTGACTTTGGCCTATGCAGAGACCGGTGAAGCCTTGGATATGGGAACTCCCTATGACTATTTCGGCTATCCTGCTTATCCGGACAGAGAACCGCAAATGCTCAGGGAAGGAAAGATCAGCAAACAGCATATTGCCAACCGTGAAATCCTCCGAAAAGTCATGAAGCACGGCGGGTTTTCAGGAATTGGTTCCGAATGGTGGCATTTCAATGCCTTTTCCAGGAAGGAAGCAGCCGAGAAGTTCGGGCTGGTGGAATAAACAAGCGTCACCTTATCAACAAATAACAACCTAAACAAAAGCATATGAAATCAATGACAAGTTTGCCCCTCATCATTCTGTTTTTAGCAGTTACCATGGGGGTTTCAAATTTCGCTGAGGCCCAAAATTACCAGTTCAGGGCATTGGTCTTCAGCAAAACCAAGGGTTTTCGCCATCAGTCCATTCCTGATGGGGTGGTTGCTATCAAAAAACTTGGTAGAGACCATCAGTTTGAAGTATTTTCAACAGAAGACGCAGACATTTTCACAGATGAGCGATTGAAGCGTTTTGATGTCATCATTATGATGAGCACCACAGGAACCATTTTCAATGAAGAGCAAAAAGCGGCTTTTCAGAGATTTGTCCAAAGTGGCAAAGGGGTAGTGGGCATACACAGTGCGACAGATACAGAATACGAATGGCCTTGGTACACCAAACTGATCGGTGCACAGTTCAAAAACCATCCTTATATACAGTCCGTAAGGCTCAATGTCGTGGATAAAAACCATCCAGCTACCTATCACTTACCAGAGAAATGGCTATGGACAGATGAGCTCTATGCTTTCAAGAACTTTAACCCGGATGTCCGTGTTCTTATTACCGCGGATGAAACCTCTTATGATACCAATTTTTCCTGGCAACCAACAGAAGGAATGGGTGAATTTCATCCCATGGCCTGGACACACGAGTACGATGGGGGAAGGATTTTCTACACCGCTTTGGGCCATACAGATTGGGCATTTGTGAGCGAAAATTTCCTTCAGCATATTTATGGAGGGATATGGTATGCGGCTAAAGGTTTCCCGATAGAATGATTGGAGATATTTTGAAAATAAATAGAATCGATGAAACTTAATTTCAAAAAAACGGGGGCTGGAAAGCCCCTTATTATTGTACATGGCCTTTTTGGTTCAGCAGACAACTGGTTCAGTATCGCAAGGGAACTTGAAAAGGACTTTACCCTTTATTTGGTGGATCAGAGAAATCACGGGGATTCCCCCCACAGTGAGGATTGGGATTATTCCGTAATGGCTGAGGACCTAAAAGAGCTGATGCAGGATGAAGGACTATCATCTGCTTATTTTATGGGCCATTCCATGGGAGGAAAAACCGTCATGAGGCTGGCT
This Cecembia calidifontis DNA region includes the following protein-coding sequences:
- a CDS encoding M15 family metallopeptidase, which gives rise to MKEIPEAIWDATEEWVIDDEEFEIVEEISELEQSLIDAGLVDIEDLIPGIFVDLKYSTTDNFFGKDVYGDLTRCYLQPEVVQMLKKAHEKLRQEHPELTFLVFDGVRPLSVQQILWDNLDKPDSIKPLYVADPKIGGLHNYGVAVDLTLAYAETGEALDMGTPYDYFGYPAYPDREPQMLREGKISKQHIANREILRKVMKHGGFSGIGSEWWHFNAFSRKEAAEKFGLVE
- a CDS encoding ThuA domain-containing protein, whose product is MKSMTSLPLIILFLAVTMGVSNFAEAQNYQFRALVFSKTKGFRHQSIPDGVVAIKKLGRDHQFEVFSTEDADIFTDERLKRFDVIIMMSTTGTIFNEEQKAAFQRFVQSGKGVVGIHSATDTEYEWPWYTKLIGAQFKNHPYIQSVRLNVVDKNHPATYHLPEKWLWTDELYAFKNFNPDVRVLITADETSYDTNFSWQPTEGMGEFHPMAWTHEYDGGRIFYTALGHTDWAFVSENFLQHIYGGIWYAAKGFPIE